Part of the Benincasa hispida cultivar B227 chromosome 12, ASM972705v1, whole genome shotgun sequence genome is shown below.
TAAAATAAGAGATCACCATGAACAGATAGCTTACAAGTGGAATAGAAAGGGGGGGAAATCCAGTTAAGTTactaaccttaaaaaaaacctTAATAACATGAGCATTGAGGAGAAGAAAATCAGATTCAATGTTGTGCAAAATAGAAAAGGCTCataatttcatattattttaagCCCAGCGAATTTGCCTATTAGAGATCAGTTTATGAAAGAACTTGGGAAAACACGTTGAATAAGATCTCAAGGGTTCTCAAGAATACATCTTCAGAAGGAAATCTACCTGATTTAGAATGAGAAGACTAACATGCAATCTAGCATTAAAGCATAATGGTAAGAGCAATCTGGAACAATCAAATTTTCAGGGGCTTAAATTCATGACCAGAAGCTAGCAAATAGGACATTGAAAATCCCGTAGTTTCTTAAGTATGGAGTTGAAAATCCCATAGCAAATAGGACATTGAAAATCCCATTGTAAAGTCAGCAATTAAACAACTTGGggaaaaaaggaggaaaattCATTGACATCCATGTGAATATGGAAGAATCGTGAGAGAGAATTTCTCATGACATAAAAAGAGTACATATAATCAAAGCAAAAGAAGTGTAGGAGAAAGGGCATACAAACTGAAAGGAGTGTAGGAGACAGAGAGGAAAACCTACCTTTGGCAAACTTTCACTAACCTCATCAACCAACCACctaaatcaaaaaaaaaaaaaaacattcttcaTCGTAAGAGATCATATATCACCAAAAGTCTATGGAACAATATTATTGTTGCAGAACATTTTTCAAGATAGAGCAGAACTTTTCTTCATTCAGAGTATATAGATGCATGATTTATATGGGTTTTATATGGACAGAATGCATTCATCAACAAACCCTTAACAAGGTCATAAGATGTTCTAGAACATTACCTATAATCAACAGAAGGAAAAAATCGATATAGGGTGATCACAATTAATGCAACACCAGCATGATCTGCAGCTGCAGTATCAGACATATGAGTGTGCTGCACCTGAATATAAAGGGACCATAGGTAAACAAAATTGACCCTCAAAAGTCAAATCAATATAAGTACATGTGAATTCAAGTTCAAATTTATTGAGTACAATAAGACCTTTGCAGCAACTTTTTGCGCATCATGGGTATGAGCAACATGCACTTGTGCAAGGGAAGCGCTGGCTATTGGATCAGGATTAAATTCAGAAAAGATCTGCACATGAGAAGGCTTGCTTCATGAGACAAATTTCTTTTACAATAAAATAATGGTATTAAATCAATAACAATGAGATTATACGAAAAAGGATATAGAAAACAGAAGTGCCAACTCATATGCAACAGTAACACAATCAAGATAACCAGCTTCTATCAGATTGCAAAAGTAATCTCCATTCAATAGAATGAATGCATAATCTGATTATATGAAACGGGTTAGCCAAGTAAATATACCTTATCCGATGTCATGCCAAGCTCTCTCTTGAACACTTCACACACTTGGTTGTACGGGGATACTGGATATTTGTTCAACATATATTCTCTCATTATCTGGACATATTCTTAGGGCACCAAATACTCCTGCATGAGAAACAAGGTAAGGCAAATTAAGGACTGCAGGCCCATCTTTTTTTTCATCACATGATCAGAGATGTGGATAGAAGGCATACCAACTGACCAATATGTTGACCAAGCTTGATATATATTCCTCCATTTTTGAAGCATAATTCTTGAATTCTACGTGCAGATCTAAGGTGAAATTCATGCTTAACTTTTTCCCTCTCATCACTCCCTTTGGGCAATCTCCACAGTGAATATTCGTAATCTAAAAAGAGAAGAGTGATGccgatttaaaaaaatagattcaGGGATCTGGTCATTCgtataaatctaaattttacGTCTCCGAACACATTGGAATTCAACCCTTGAACAAACTACTCAAATCTCACGAAGTCAATGCCAATAATTGACAGAAATAGCCAATTTCAAcatattcttccaagaaaaacaaatagatCTCAAGAGTTGATATCAATAAATATAGCCAATTACATATTTCCAGCTCTTCTAACTTCATATAAGCCATCTCTCTTAGTTTTATACTTTGTAATAACTTGAGATTCTCACTTCTTTCCAAACATATTCTTGTAGTGAAACAACAACAATTGTTGAATCATATGGTTTCAATTCCCTCTATTGCATTATTTTCAACCGGAAAAGAGGGGATTTTTTTTAGGGAATTAATACATATTTGGCTttagaatgaaaataaaaaactcattaaaaaaaataaaataaataataaataaacgcAAAAGATTAGCTTGTAATGATAATCAAGATCTAATCAAAGCCAAAATAACTTACTATTTTCATGTCATCACTGAAACCTCTCTCTGAAACAACTGATCTAACAAAACCATCGAATGTGTGGCGTGAAGGTTGCACTCCGAGTTCATGCATCTTCAAAGACGTGGTTCCTAGTGTCGTTAATACACATGAAACACTAAACTAAATGAAGGTTAAAAATATGAACGAGGTATAATGCATAACATAACACATTATTTCAAGAACATGAAAATCCGAATAACTTAAAGTGGCAACTATTTAAAGCATTTGAAACccattatttaatgaaaaaaaatatttatagaataAAAGTTTTTGGTAATAAGAGatgtcattttgaaaaatattatctTAACTCAAGATTTCTGGTACCAATTGGCTATATCATTAAATAAAATCGATCTCAAAGGAATGAAATAAAACCTATTGCATTAGCTGCTCTGCAAGACCACAGTTCCTACTACGTGCACATGCTTGTATCACATCATTGAACGACCATCTCAATACCTTCATAACAGAACTGCTTGTGATTGTTTGGCAAAGTCAATGGATAACTTTCAACTTCTCCACATTTCATACCGT
Proteins encoded:
- the LOC120068261 gene encoding putative ABC1 protein At2g40090, which gives rise to MREYMLNKYPVSPYNQVCEVFKRELGMTSDKIFSEFNPDPIASASLAQVHVAHTHDAQKVAAKVQHTHMSDTAAADHAGVALIVITLYRFFPSVDYRWLVDEVSESLPKSLFWNLSTSKLLTMEFMDGAQINDVKAIQKLGVQPSEVAKLENSKKLGAGKDLYALIAGILTMKPWNRVIDPTVDHLVIQGTDNERSELQMYASEYFP